In the genome of Myxococcus stipitatus, one region contains:
- a CDS encoding STAS domain-containing protein, which yields MNQVLEVRRRATSAVVGAERVETLMLEGELDEQDLVKLCDELTQRMHRGMRQVVLDLSEVGHLNYRGVKPLMSRAEALRRAGGDLKLSGLSPYLAAIFRAAGAHDAFEIYPHMNDARAAFALARAPFV from the coding sequence ATGAATCAGGTTCTGGAGGTACGGCGGAGGGCGACCAGCGCGGTGGTGGGCGCGGAGCGTGTGGAGACGCTCATGCTGGAGGGCGAGCTCGACGAGCAGGACCTGGTGAAGCTGTGCGACGAACTCACCCAGCGCATGCACCGCGGGATGCGTCAGGTGGTGCTGGACCTGTCCGAGGTGGGGCACCTCAACTACCGGGGCGTCAAGCCGCTGATGTCCCGCGCCGAGGCGCTGCGCCGCGCGGGAGGCGACCTCAAGCTGTCTGGTCTGTCTCCGTACCTGGCCGCCATCTTCCGGGCCGCCGGCGCGCACGACGCGTTTGAAATCTACCCGCACATGAACGATGCACGCGCCGCCTTCGCGCTCGCGCGGGCTCCCTTCGTCTGA
- a CDS encoding PilZ domain-containing protein: MNKSVRLKVAYKSPQSLVGEYTRSVGQGGVTLRTRRSLPLGTRFTFELYLGGVPRPVEVLGEVVAVEPPREEPGYLLTVRYGAGEDRSPLDAVLQRIFSAQETEGLRRFPRLPLTLRAAEATPLSPAFLVRDISRGGVGLEVMAPALPRHVRVGTPFLLEMDLMGGELVLHGEVVWTSSIPRKDAATVTPGFGATFGRLRAPMQQRLDALLALESLPPAPWKARVSFGMDAVTRMP, from the coding sequence GTGAACAAGAGCGTGCGACTGAAGGTGGCCTACAAGAGCCCGCAGTCCCTGGTGGGGGAGTACACGCGCAGCGTGGGTCAAGGAGGCGTCACCCTGCGGACGCGCCGGAGCCTGCCGCTGGGCACTCGATTCACCTTCGAGCTGTATCTCGGAGGGGTCCCCCGGCCGGTGGAGGTCCTGGGTGAGGTGGTGGCGGTGGAGCCGCCTCGCGAGGAGCCGGGCTACCTGCTCACGGTGCGCTATGGCGCCGGCGAGGACCGCTCGCCCCTGGACGCGGTGCTCCAGCGCATCTTCTCCGCGCAAGAAACGGAAGGACTGCGGCGCTTTCCCCGGCTGCCGCTGACCCTGCGCGCGGCGGAGGCCACGCCGCTGTCGCCGGCCTTCCTCGTCCGGGACATCTCCCGTGGGGGCGTGGGCCTGGAGGTCATGGCGCCCGCCCTGCCCCGCCATGTGCGCGTGGGCACGCCCTTCCTCCTGGAGATGGACTTGATGGGGGGCGAGCTCGTCCTGCACGGCGAGGTGGTGTGGACCTCGTCGATTCCGCGCAAGGACGCCGCCACGGTGACGCCGGGCTTCGGCGCCACGTTCGGCAGGCTGCGCGCGCCCATGCAGCAGAGGCTGGACGCGCTGCTCGCCCTGGAGTCGTTGCCCCCCGCGCCCTGGAAGGCGCGGGTGAGCTTCGGCATGGACGCGGTGACGCGGATGCCGTGA
- a CDS encoding penicillin-binding protein, with product MRDFKATRAPEPNAKGLKLRVQLLFGLFLLLLGVAFGRAVQLQVFEQEKLRGMAQDQYVRQIEIPARRGDIFDRRGAPLAQSVEVDSIWVDPSMLPDVRQSARAMAKVLKMDAEELTARLSRAKRFAWVKRQAKPQEVAAVKGLGLPGLGFTKEPKRFYPQRELGAHVVGTVGLDGKGLEGLELAFEDELSGQNSRMSGFRDAKGRKLLVQGALDPLQRQGAAVTLTLDRHLQYVAEKALAKAVEDAKGVAGMVVALDPKTGELLALANYPRFNPNTPESSSRAGMRNRAALDTFEPGSTLKPLVVATALDQKAITPESVFFCENGAWRVGRHTINDHGSHGWLAPRDILRTSSNICMAKMAQVLGREKMVAGYHAFGFAERTGLSLPGEGRGVIPFPKAEVSLATQSFGQGMTATAVQIAAGIGALANDGVLMRPYLVSKVVDPDGVVLLENRPTEVRRAVSAKVAREVVGMLESVVGKGGTATRAFMEEYRVAGKTGTAQKADPVARGYSDKRIGSFVGMVPAEDPRIVILVVVDEPKTDVYGGFVAAPAFKEIATAAMAHLAVPPSRTAAPGGVVAAASSAPAAAKPVAKATEPVRPVLVEADSESPDLGTVRVPDVQGAGGREAVVKLLAAALEPQVQGSGRVVSQTPAAGSLVEKGARVTLELAARQ from the coding sequence GTGAGGGATTTCAAGGCGACCCGGGCTCCCGAGCCCAACGCGAAGGGCCTGAAGCTGCGCGTGCAGCTGCTGTTCGGCCTCTTCCTGCTCCTTCTGGGGGTTGCCTTCGGCCGCGCCGTGCAGCTCCAGGTGTTCGAGCAGGAGAAGCTGCGCGGGATGGCCCAGGACCAGTACGTCCGCCAGATCGAGATTCCGGCCCGCCGCGGCGACATCTTCGACCGGCGCGGTGCGCCGCTGGCCCAGAGCGTGGAGGTGGACTCCATCTGGGTGGACCCGTCCATGCTGCCCGACGTGCGCCAGTCCGCGCGCGCCATGGCCAAGGTGCTGAAGATGGACGCGGAGGAGCTGACCGCGCGTCTGTCGCGGGCCAAGCGCTTCGCGTGGGTGAAGCGCCAGGCCAAGCCCCAGGAAGTGGCGGCGGTGAAGGGCCTGGGCCTGCCAGGGCTGGGCTTCACCAAGGAGCCCAAGCGCTTCTATCCGCAGCGCGAGCTGGGCGCGCACGTGGTGGGCACCGTGGGCCTGGACGGCAAGGGCCTGGAGGGCCTGGAGCTCGCCTTCGAGGACGAGCTGTCCGGACAGAACTCCCGCATGTCGGGCTTCCGCGACGCCAAGGGCCGCAAGCTGCTGGTGCAGGGCGCGTTGGATCCGCTCCAGCGCCAGGGCGCGGCCGTGACGCTGACGCTGGACAGGCACCTGCAGTACGTGGCGGAGAAGGCCCTGGCCAAGGCCGTGGAGGACGCCAAGGGCGTCGCCGGCATGGTGGTGGCGTTGGACCCGAAGACGGGCGAGCTGCTGGCGCTGGCCAACTACCCGCGCTTCAACCCCAACACCCCGGAGTCCAGCTCCCGCGCCGGGATGCGCAACCGCGCCGCCCTGGACACCTTCGAGCCCGGCTCCACGCTCAAACCGCTGGTGGTCGCAACCGCGCTGGACCAGAAGGCGATAACGCCTGAGAGCGTCTTCTTCTGCGAGAATGGCGCCTGGCGGGTGGGCCGCCACACCATCAATGACCATGGCTCCCACGGGTGGCTGGCCCCGCGGGACATCCTCCGGACCTCCTCCAATATCTGCATGGCGAAGATGGCCCAGGTGCTGGGGCGCGAGAAGATGGTGGCCGGCTACCATGCCTTCGGCTTCGCCGAGCGCACCGGGCTGTCCCTGCCGGGCGAGGGCCGGGGTGTCATCCCCTTCCCGAAGGCGGAGGTCTCCCTGGCCACCCAGTCCTTCGGTCAGGGCATGACGGCCACCGCGGTTCAGATTGCGGCCGGCATTGGTGCGCTGGCCAACGATGGCGTGCTGATGCGTCCCTACCTGGTGTCGAAGGTGGTGGACCCTGACGGAGTCGTGCTGTTGGAGAACCGCCCCACGGAAGTCCGCCGGGCGGTGTCCGCGAAGGTGGCGCGGGAGGTCGTGGGCATGCTCGAGTCCGTGGTGGGCAAGGGTGGCACCGCGACGCGCGCCTTCATGGAGGAGTACCGGGTGGCAGGCAAGACGGGCACCGCTCAGAAGGCGGACCCGGTGGCGCGTGGCTACTCGGACAAGCGCATCGGTTCCTTTGTCGGCATGGTGCCGGCCGAGGATCCTCGCATCGTCATTCTCGTGGTGGTGGACGAACCCAAGACAGACGTGTACGGGGGGTTCGTGGCTGCCCCTGCTTTCAAGGAAATTGCGACCGCCGCCATGGCTCACCTGGCCGTGCCTCCGTCTCGGACGGCGGCACCTGGGGGAGTCGTGGCCGCCGCATCCTCCGCGCCTGCCGCGGCGAAGCCGGTGGCCAAGGCCACCGAGCCCGTCCGGCCGGTGTTGGTGGAGGCGGATTCGGAGAGCCCTGACCTCGGCACGGTGCGTGTGCCGGACGTCCAGGGCGCCGGTGGCCGTGAGGCCGTGGTGAAGCTGCTCGCCGCGGCACTGGAGCCACAGGTACAGGGAAGTGGACGTGTGGTGTCTCAAACCCCCGCCGCCGGCTCGCTGGTGGAGAAGGGGGCCCGGGTGACGCTGGAGCTGGCGGCGCGGCAATAA
- a CDS encoding UDP-N-acetylmuramoyl-L-alanyl-D-glutamate--2,6-diaminopimelate ligase produces MKLTDVLAGCGAEQTSGGRSAVDVTGVTQDSRRVKPGDLFIAIPGTKEDGAQFIGEAVSRGAVAVVSEKPVPSSQVPFFKVGSARKALALIAANFHGRPADKLTLLGVTGTNGKTTTTYLLEAMSTAAYQSTGVIGTLGYKFGGKTVSTANTTPDALELHRIFREMVDAGVETVVMEVSSHALAQERVHGLTFKAAGFSNLSRDHLDYHKDMEDYFQAKRKLFAENLSSSGVAVVNGDDTYASRIYNELRGQKRMAWKFSRQGNGEISAADVTFSLSGITGTLKTPSGDIALKSKLLGPHNLENILLAVGIGIGAGFSRSDVKVGIERMTPVEGRMERVENYGPAGAPAVLVDYAHTDDALKRALEASRSLAKGRVIVVFGCGGDRDKGKRPLMGAVAAEAADLAVITSDNPRTEDPDEIISQVTPGLEKGGLRRISAGKAKSGEKGYLVDADRRAAIEQAIGLATADDVVLIAGKGHETYQQVGQEKHNFDDRQAAAKALANRTPG; encoded by the coding sequence ATGAAGCTGACGGATGTCCTCGCAGGGTGTGGTGCCGAGCAGACCTCGGGCGGTCGTTCCGCGGTCGACGTCACCGGTGTGACCCAGGACTCGCGGCGTGTGAAGCCTGGCGACTTGTTTATCGCCATTCCCGGCACCAAGGAGGACGGTGCCCAGTTCATCGGCGAGGCCGTGTCACGGGGTGCCGTGGCGGTGGTCTCCGAGAAGCCGGTGCCTTCCTCGCAGGTGCCCTTCTTCAAGGTGGGCAGCGCGCGCAAGGCGCTGGCGCTCATCGCCGCGAACTTCCATGGCCGCCCGGCCGACAAGCTGACGCTCCTGGGCGTCACGGGCACCAACGGGAAGACCACGACGACGTATCTCCTGGAGGCGATGAGCACGGCGGCCTATCAGTCCACCGGTGTCATCGGGACGCTGGGCTACAAGTTCGGTGGCAAGACGGTGTCCACCGCGAACACCACCCCGGATGCGCTGGAGTTGCACCGCATCTTCCGGGAGATGGTGGACGCGGGGGTGGAGACGGTGGTGATGGAGGTCTCCAGCCACGCGCTCGCGCAGGAGCGAGTGCACGGGCTCACCTTCAAGGCCGCGGGCTTCAGCAACCTGAGCCGGGACCACCTAGACTACCACAAGGACATGGAGGACTACTTCCAGGCGAAGCGGAAGCTCTTCGCGGAGAACCTGTCCTCCTCGGGCGTCGCGGTGGTGAACGGCGACGACACCTACGCCAGCCGCATCTACAACGAGCTGCGTGGCCAGAAGCGCATGGCGTGGAAGTTCAGCCGCCAGGGCAACGGGGAGATCTCCGCCGCGGACGTGACCTTCTCGCTGTCCGGCATCACCGGCACGCTGAAGACGCCCTCGGGTGACATCGCGCTCAAGAGCAAGCTCCTGGGGCCCCACAACCTGGAGAACATCCTCCTGGCGGTGGGCATCGGCATCGGCGCGGGCTTCTCGCGCAGCGACGTGAAGGTCGGCATCGAGCGGATGACGCCGGTGGAAGGCCGCATGGAGCGCGTGGAGAACTACGGCCCGGCGGGTGCGCCCGCGGTGCTGGTGGACTACGCGCACACGGACGACGCGCTCAAGCGCGCGCTGGAGGCCTCGCGTTCGCTGGCCAAGGGCCGCGTCATCGTCGTCTTCGGCTGCGGTGGAGACCGGGACAAGGGCAAGCGTCCGCTGATGGGCGCGGTGGCCGCGGAGGCCGCGGACCTGGCCGTCATCACCAGCGACAACCCCCGCACCGAGGACCCGGATGAGATCATCAGCCAGGTGACGCCGGGCCTGGAGAAGGGCGGACTGCGCCGCATCTCCGCGGGCAAGGCGAAGTCTGGCGAGAAGGGCTACCTGGTGGACGCGGACCGACGCGCGGCCATCGAGCAGGCCATCGGCCTGGCGACGGCGGACGATGTCGTCCTCATCGCGGGCAAGGGCCACGAGACCTACCAGCAGGTGGGCCAGGAGAAGCACAACTTCGATGACCGCCAGGCGGCGGCGAAGGCGTTGGCGAACCGCACTCCCGGCTGA
- the mraZ gene encoding division/cell wall cluster transcriptional repressor MraZ, which yields MFRGVYEHQIDAKGRTSLPAKLRETLVGAYDERLIITTALDRCLHAYPVREWEALEASLARRNPMEPGVKTLMRLYVASAQECPLDRLGRLLIPPSLRSYAGLEKDVVWAGMVKVIELWSREGWAKAQEEARQEATSADVMKVLSELRHA from the coding sequence GTGTTCCGAGGCGTCTATGAGCACCAGATCGACGCGAAGGGGCGGACGAGCCTCCCGGCGAAGCTCCGGGAAACCCTGGTCGGGGCGTATGACGAGCGGCTCATCATCACGACAGCCCTGGACCGGTGCCTCCACGCCTACCCGGTGCGGGAGTGGGAGGCGCTCGAGGCGTCTCTCGCGCGGCGCAACCCCATGGAGCCCGGGGTGAAGACGCTGATGCGCCTGTATGTGGCGAGCGCGCAGGAGTGCCCGTTGGACAGGCTGGGCCGCCTGCTCATCCCCCCCTCACTTCGAAGCTATGCGGGGTTGGAGAAGGACGTGGTGTGGGCGGGGATGGTGAAGGTCATCGAGCTGTGGAGCCGCGAGGGCTGGGCGAAGGCCCAGGAAGAGGCCCGCCAGGAAGCGACCTCCGCGGACGTGATGAAGGTGCTCTCCGAGCTGCGGCACGCGTAG
- the ftsL gene encoding cell division protein FtsL encodes MSKASSQRGSVSVAGVLMHLLPAVLLFALFAAVGILHVTSRVMVVDMGYRLSRAEAESRSLTRENDRLKLELATLKAPGRLERVAREQLGMAMPAGSAVVSLSADKPARGSASASAPSQDKPGVRVAGRGGAGR; translated from the coding sequence ATGAGCAAGGCGTCGTCCCAGCGTGGCTCCGTGTCGGTGGCGGGCGTGCTGATGCACCTGTTGCCGGCCGTCCTCCTGTTCGCCCTCTTCGCGGCGGTGGGCATCCTCCACGTCACCAGCCGGGTGATGGTGGTGGACATGGGCTACCGCCTGTCTCGCGCGGAGGCGGAGAGCCGCTCGCTCACGCGGGAGAATGATCGCCTTAAGCTGGAGCTGGCCACGCTCAAGGCCCCGGGCCGTCTGGAGCGCGTGGCCCGCGAGCAGCTGGGCATGGCCATGCCCGCCGGCAGCGCGGTGGTGTCGCTGAGCGCGGACAAGCCCGCGCGCGGCAGTGCGTCCGCGTCTGCCCCGTCCCAGGACAAGCCCGGCGTTCGGGTGGCGGGACGCGGAGGCGCCGGGCGGTGA
- the rsmH gene encoding 16S rRNA (cytosine(1402)-N(4))-methyltransferase RsmH produces MGASDFQHHTVLLREAVELLRPGAGKVIIDGTLGGGGHTEALLAQGASVVGVDRDPVALAAATSRLGPNPRFQGREGNFADLPRVASDLMPVDGVLVDLGVSSPQLDVAERGFSFSKDGPLDMRMGADGLTAAELIASTDEQELVRILKEYGEEPFARPIARELKRALPTRTLEAAEVVKRAVPRKAWPTRIHVATRTFQALRMAVNQELEALDSLLSALPSLLKVGGRAAVISFHSLEDRKVKEAFRALEGRCTCPPGLPVCACGYVGNFTVVTKKAVAASEEEVEVNPRSRSAHLRVVEKVR; encoded by the coding sequence GTGGGGGCCTCGGACTTCCAGCACCACACCGTCTTGCTGCGTGAAGCGGTCGAGTTGCTTCGGCCAGGAGCGGGGAAGGTGATCATCGACGGCACACTGGGTGGTGGCGGCCACACGGAGGCGCTCCTGGCTCAAGGCGCGTCCGTGGTGGGCGTGGACCGCGACCCGGTGGCGCTCGCGGCGGCCACCTCCCGTCTGGGGCCCAACCCCCGCTTCCAGGGGCGCGAGGGCAACTTCGCGGACCTGCCTCGGGTGGCCTCGGACCTGATGCCCGTGGATGGCGTGCTGGTGGACCTGGGCGTGTCCTCGCCCCAGCTCGACGTCGCCGAGCGCGGCTTCTCCTTCTCCAAGGACGGCCCGCTGGACATGCGCATGGGGGCGGACGGCCTCACGGCTGCGGAGCTCATCGCCTCCACCGACGAGCAGGAGCTCGTGCGCATCCTGAAGGAATACGGTGAAGAGCCGTTCGCGCGGCCCATCGCCCGCGAGCTCAAGCGCGCGCTGCCCACGCGCACGCTGGAGGCGGCGGAGGTCGTCAAGCGCGCGGTGCCTCGCAAGGCGTGGCCCACGCGCATCCATGTGGCCACCCGGACGTTCCAGGCGCTGCGCATGGCGGTCAACCAGGAGCTGGAGGCGCTCGACTCGCTGCTGTCCGCGCTGCCCTCGCTGCTGAAGGTGGGAGGCCGCGCGGCGGTCATCTCCTTCCACTCGCTGGAGGACCGCAAGGTGAAGGAGGCGTTCCGCGCGCTGGAGGGCCGCTGCACCTGCCCACCGGGCCTGCCCGTCTGTGCCTGTGGCTACGTGGGGAACTTCACCGTCGTGACGAAGAAGGCCGTGGCCGCCTCGGAGGAAGAGGTGGAGGTCAATCCCCGCTCTCGGAGCGCGCACCTGCGCGTGGTGGAGAAAGTGCGATGA